A DNA window from Arachis duranensis cultivar V14167 chromosome 3, aradu.V14167.gnm2.J7QH, whole genome shotgun sequence contains the following coding sequences:
- the LOC107479231 gene encoding uncharacterized protein LOC107479231: MACLKNAISKKKALRGDKTVVLTKECSTLVQKKLPPRCPDPRNFLIPCTIGTITFAKAMFDLGSSINLMPLSVMKKLGIQEVQATEISHEMADKSLKRAYGMVENILV, encoded by the coding sequence ATGGCCTGTCTGAAAAATGCCATCTCAAAAAAGAAGGCATTGAGGGGAGATAAGACCGTGGTACTGACCAAGGAATGTAGCACCCTTGTCCAAAAGAAGCTGCCTCCAAGATGCCCAGATCCCAGAAACTTCTTGATTCCTTGTACTATAGGCACCATCACTTTTGCAAAGGCAATGTTCGACCTTGGCTCCAGCATTAAccttatgcctctctctgtgatgaagaagttggGGATTCAAGAAGTGCAAGCCACCGAGATCTCACATGAGATGGCGGATAAGTCCCTGAAACGGGCATATGGCATGGTGGAAAATATCCTTGTATag